In the Rhinoraja longicauda isolate Sanriku21f chromosome 40, sRhiLon1.1, whole genome shotgun sequence genome, one interval contains:
- the LOC144611371 gene encoding tyrosinase-like — translation MSRGGSHTVTELVLLGTTTSTATTAVSTGEEELAGADQGLQPVDMWSWPQAGLLAVAALLALSGGQIPRLCSGPEQLWSRRCCPAWWADGSVCGNVSGRGWCRRLGEAGARAGGGGDFRLGWPAYFYEEVCECRPRYHGSDCGECAAGWAGPGCRRPHMVTRLDLWAMPEAQRDRFLDRLLQAKRTHSPRYLVYGSSSPRPGSPLRLRPASLYDMFVWAHYVCAKHRGDGQPGPFAHRGPAFPCWHRAYLLFFEREMRNLTGDPDFYVPYWSWAGQPVCDVCIDAIFGSSNDSGLLSQASRFQQWPTFCLGESSHDLDFEVVCPPGPKRFIRRKPSMSGGELPTLQDVHSSLLLPTYDTHPYNESALGSFRNTLEGFLLPSDPQTLYPSMHNMVHYFCGGTMSNVAYSANDPLFLSHHAYIDKIFEMWLRSHPGNSSAYPQDPSVPRGHRADDTMPPFFPVVSNQDFMKSSLEFGYTYSGMTT, via the exons ATGTCTCGGGGTGGGAGCCACACGGTGACCGAGCTGGTCCTGTTGGGGACCACAACGTCAACCGCGACAACAGCCGTGTCAACCGGTGAAGAagagctcgctggtgcagaccaggg CCTGCAGCCTGTGGACATGTGGTCGTGGCCCCAGGCCGGGCTGCTGGCTGTGGCCGCGCTGTTGGCCCTGTCAGGCGGGCAGATCCCCAGGCTGTGCTCGGGGCCCGAGCAGCTGTGGAGCCGGCGCTGTTGCCCGGCGTGGTGGGCGGACGGCTCGGTGTGCGGCAACGTGTCGGGCCGGGGCTGGTGCCGGCGGCTGGGGGAGGCCGGGGCCCGGGCTGGGGGCGGCGGGGACTTTCGCCTGGGCTGGCCCGCCTATTTCTACGAGGAGGTGTGCGAGTGTAGGCCGCGTTACCACGGCAGCGACTGTGGCGAGTGCGCGGCGGGCTGGGCCGGGCCCGGCTGCCGGCGGCCACACATGGTGACGCGGCTCGACCTGTGGgccatgcccgaggcccagcgTGACCGCTTCCTCGACCGCCTGCTGCAGGCCAAGCGCACCCACAGCCCACGGTACCTGGTGTACGGCAGCTCCAGCCCACGGCCCGGCTCCCCGCTCCGTCTCCGCCCCGCCAGCCTGTACGACATGTTCGTCTGGGCCCACTACGTGTGCGCCAAGCACCGCGGTGACGGGCAGCCCGGCCCCTTCGCCCACCGAGGGCCCGCCTTCCCCTGCTGGCACCGCGCCTACCTGCTCTTCTTCGAGCGGGAGATGCGCAACCTCACCGGCGACCCCGACTTCTACGTGCCCTACTGGAGCTGGGCCGGGCAGCCTGTCTGCGACGTCTGCATCGACGCCATCTTCGGCTCCAGCAACGACAGCGGCCTCCTCAGCCAGGCGTCCCGCTTCCAGCAGTGGCCG aCGTTCTGTTTGGGCGAGAGCTCCCACGACCTGGACTTTGAGGTGGTTTGCCCGCCGGGCCCCAAGCGCTTCATCCGCCGCAAGCCCTCCATGAGCGGCGGCGAGCTGCCCACCCTGCAGGACGTGCACTCTAGCCTCCTCCTGCCCACCTACGACACCCACCCCTACAACGAGAGCGCCCTGGGATCATTCCGCAACACGCTGGAGG GGTTCCTGCTGCCGAGTGACCCCCAGACCCTCTACCCCAGCATGCACAACATGGTTCATTACTTCTGTGGTGGGACAATGTCAAATGTGGCGTATTCGGCCAACGATCCTCTCTTCCTATCTCATCACGCCTACATCGACAA GATCTTTGAGATGTGGCTTCGCTCCCACCCGGGCAACTCCTCCGCCTATCCACAGGATCCTTCCGTCCCTCGCGGCCACCGTGCCGATGACACCATGCCACCTTTTTTCCCCGTGGTGTCCAACCAAGACTTCATGAAGAGCTCGCTGGAGTTCGGCTACACTTACTCGGGAATGACCACCTGA